The DNA window GGTACCAGCGCCGGCACGAAAAACAACACCAGCGGCAACATCACCGCCAGCTTCGATGACGGCAGCGGTACCTTCATCGGGATCACGGGCAATACCGCCTCGGCGAGCATCGCCGTAGCGGCGCCGCCCTCGATCAGCAAGTCCTTTAACCCGGCCGTCATCGCCATCAATACCAACAGCGCGCTGACCTTCACCGTCACCAACCCTGCTGTAAATACCATCGCGCTCACGGGAGTGAGCTTCACCGACACCTTGCCGGCAGGTGTTGTAGTAGCTACACCAAACGGGCTGGCTGGCGCTTGCGGCGGTGGAACCATCACCGCGACCGCCGGTTCCGGGAGCATCACCCTCACCGGAGCAACGCTTGCGCCTGGCGCTTGCACCTTTAGTGTGAATGTCACCAGCGCGACTGCAGGGACTTACACCAACACCACTGGCCCGGTCAGCTCCACCAACGGCGGGACCGGCAACACCGCCACCGCTGTTCTCACCGTGACCGCGGCCGACATCACCATCACCAAGACCCACGTTGGTAACTTCTTCTTCGGGCAGGTCGGTGCCAGCTACACCATTACGGTAAGTAATGTCGGCATCGGTTCATCGGCGGGAACTATAACCGTGGTCGACACCGTTCCCGCGCTCTTTACCCCTACCGCCATGAGCGGCACGGGTTGGGCCTGCACTGTGGCCACAGCGACCTGCACCCGTAGTGATGCTCTGGCCAATGGTGCCAGTTATCCTCCGATTACACTCACCGGCAATATCGGTCCGGGTACTGTCACTACGACTGTGACCAATACGGCCACGGTCTCCGGTGGCGGCGACACCAATCCGGCCAATAACGTCGCCAATAACCTGACCACGATTGTTCCGTTGTTCATTACCATCACGCCGGGCATTAACGCCGCGACCGTGAGCCGAGGCCAGACGGCAACCTTTACATTTACCGTCAACGCCAGCGTGCCCAATGCCATAGCGTTGCTGTGCTCCAGCCTGCCTGCGGGCACATCGTGCAGCTTTAATCCACCTGTACCGGCAAGCAACGGCTCAACCAACGAAACCATGTCCGTCACCACCACGGCCCCACCATTCGGGATGAATCAACCCCAATCTCCGCTGGGCGGGGCGCCGGTGTACGTGGCCATGGTGATGACGCTGCCCATGGTGGGCCTGCTCTTTGCAGGCATGGGTAGAGGCGATGACAAGCGCAAGAAGAAGAGCAAGGCTGTGCGGTTGATAATTCTGGGCGTCATTCTGCTGGGTATGTTGTTGGTCCTGTCAGGATGCGGTGGCCACGCCAAGGGGTTCGATAATGGTAATGGCTTCCAGACGCATCCGGGAACCTACGTCATTCCCGTCACCGCCACCAATGGCAACATTTCGGCGCAGACAAGCGTCACTTTAACAGTAACGCCGTAAGAGTAAGAATGACCGGGTAGAGACGTAGCTTGCTACGTCTCTTGCAGTTGAAACATGAAGCTTGAAACTTAAACTGTCTTTAAACAGGAGCAAAAAACATGTCACAACCATTTATAGGTGAAATCCGGATGTTCGGTGGGAACTTCGCCCCCGTAGGTTGGTCTTTCTGCAATGGGGCTATAATACCGATTAGCCAGAATGACGCGCTGTTCAACCTGATTGGTACTACCTATGGCGGCGATGGACAGTCAACCTTCGCGCTGCCTAACCTGCAAAGCCGTGTTCCGGTTCACGTGGGACCGGGCTTCGCCCTGGGTCAAACCGGTGGCGCTGAAACTGTTACCTTGACCACGAGCCAGATACCGGCGCACAGCCACGTGCCGCAGGCGTTTTCCGCTACCGGCAATCTATCCAGTCCTGCCAATGGCGTGTGGGCGTCTTCAAGCCCGGCTACCGACTATGGCGATACTCCTCCCGGCATAGCCATGGATCCGGCTGCAATAGGCTCGGCTGGTGGATCGCAGCCCCACGACAACATGGTCCCGTTCCTGGTGATCAACTTTATTCTTTCGCTCTTTGGCATATTTCCGTCCCAGACTTAAGGTTTGTGAGCTTTGAAGAGGCAAAGAGCAAGGCGAAATCGTAGCAATCGGGGCCTCAGGCCCTTGAATTGACAAGGAGAAAAAAATGTCAGAGCCGTTTTTGGGAGAAATCAAGATTATCAGTTGGAATTTTCCGCCGAAGGGATGGACCTTCTGCAACGGGCAACTCTTGCCCATCAATCAGAACCAGGCATTGTTTTCCATCCTGGGCACTACTTATGGCGGAGATGGAAGAGTAACCTTTGGCTTGCCGAATCTGCAAGGCCGCTCGCCCGTGCATGTAGGCAATGGCATTGCCCTGGGCGAGCTCGGCGGGGAGACCGCGCACACGCTCAACATCTCCGAGGTGCCGGCCCATAACCATGTGCCGGTGGGGTCGTCCAATTCCCCCAGCTCCGCAAGTGCTTCTGGAAATCTCTGGGCGACTTCTACGAGTAATCTGTACAACAGCACCGCTGATTCTGCCATGAACCCGGCCTGCGTGCTACCGACAGGTGGCAGCCAGCCTCACGAAAACATGTCACCGTATTTGGTGTTGAATTTCATCATCGCGCTGCAGGGGATATTCCCCTCGCAGAATTAGGAGAGGAATCTCATGTCAAATCCATTTCTAGCGGAAATCAGAATCTTTACGGGAAACTTCGCGCCCAAAGGCTGGGCTTTATGTGACGGCCAACTCATGCCGATTAGCCAGAACACCGCCTTGTTTTCGCTGCTGGGTACAACGTATGGGGGGGACGGCAAGAGTAACTTTGCTATACCAAATCTTCAGGGTTGCGCGCCCATGCAGGCCGGGCAAGGACCAGGCTTGAGCTTGCGTGATCTGGGCGAGACCAGCGGTGAACAGGCCGTTACGCTGCTTCAGACCGAGATGCCCGCGCATAGCCACACGGCGCAGGCCACCGGTACGCCTAACCAGCCAAGCCCTACAAACAACGCCTGGGCGTCGGGGCAGAAAGGGTTCGGAAATCTCTATACATCTTCCAGCCCGCAGAATGTGCAGATGAACCCGTTTGGCACGTCGATCGCCGGCGGCAATCTACCCCACAACAACATGCCGCCCTTTCTCGGCCTGACATTTATCCTCGCGCTGCAGGGAGTCTTTCCGGCGCGAAGCTGAGCACGGCTCGTTCGAATATTGGCAAGCACAGGGGCCCGGGACCAACCCCCCGGGCCCTTTTGCATGTCGGGTAGAATAACCATCACTGCCGGGAACCAAAATGCCGATTGACCCACCCTCGAACGAGCCTCTGGAACGTGACGTACCGCTCTCCCAGTCCTTGATCTGGCGATTGCAGCGCCAGTTCTATGTTCAGCGCGGCCTCAAAGTCTGGACCGAGGACATGGTTCCCCAGTACATTACCAACAACCCTTTTATCACTGAGATCTATGCCCGTATCGTCTTCAATTTCCTTCGCGACTGTGGCCAGTTGTCATCCCAGAATCCGCTTCGCATTCTGGAACTCGGGGCCGGTCCCGGCAAATTCTCTTATCTGTTTTTGCGCCAGCTTACGGCCTTGTTGCGTGCCGCCAATATCGGTCTCGATACCGTGCGCTATTGCATGACCGATTGTTCGGAAAGCTTGATCGAACCCTGGCGCACAAACAGTTACCTCGCTGAGTTTGTCGCTTGTGGAATCTTGGAATTTGAACTGTTCCAAGTCGGCGAAGAAACCAAATCCCAGTATGTCAGCGGAAAAGCATCAAAAACGGGCAAAGGGCCTCTCGTCCTGATTGCGAACTACGTCTTTGACAGCCTCCCGCAGGATGCCTTTGTCATCAAGGAAGGGCAAATCTCCGAAGCCTTGATAACCACCACCGCCCCCAGCGGCGGAGATGGCACGGTCGAAGCCCTGTCACGCCTGCAGCTCGCATATAAGAATGTCAGCCTGTCGCCGAACCGCTATCCGGAGCAGTCCTGGAATGACATATTGGAGCACTATCGCAGCCATTTGCCTGCTGCCACGGTGTTGTTTCCCTCCGCTACTCTCAAAACCCTGCAGCAGCTAGGAAACATCACCGATGGCAGAATGCTCGTCCTGGCCGCCGACAAAGGATATCCTCACGAAGACGAGTTGCTGTTCTCCCAGGGGGCGCCGGTGCTCGAATTCCACGCTGCCGCCAACTGTTTTTCCCAGATGGTCAACTTCCATGCCATCGGAAAATATTTCCAGACCATCGGAGGAGAGGCATTTACACCCGATAAGCACTCTGCCAGCCTGTGCATCTGTGCCTTCCTTCAGCACAGGTCAGGCGATCACTTCCCAGCAACCAAGGCAGCTTACCAGGAGGCGCAGGCGGTGCTTGGTCCTGACGACGTGTTTACCTTGTTGGCTTGGTTAAATCCTCATATGGAAGAAATGTCGGTGCCCCAGATACTGTCAACCCTCAGGCTCACTCGCTGGGATCCCGTGGCTCTGCTGCGGCTGTTTCCCGTGCTTGCCCGGCAGCTTCGAAGCGTATCCGCCGATCGCAACGACCTCCGCAACGCCGTGATGCGCACCTGGGCCAACCACTATCCGGTGAATCCCAGTGAAAATGTCCTGGCCTTCAACTGTGGAGTTATTTTGCTCGAATTGCAGTTCTTCGCGGAAGCTCTCTCTATGTTCAAGACATCAGAACAGATATTCGCGCCCTCTGCTGCCACCAGTTACAACCTGGGCCTATGTTCTCTGGGGTTGGGACGCTCTTCCGAGGCACTAGCTTTCATGGTGGAGGCCTGCAACCTGGATCCCACCTTCGAGCCAGCCAAACTCTCTCGCCGCAAGCTGGAGGCCGAAAATGCTGAAACCAAAAAATAGCAACCCATTTATTTTCTATAATTTACATGGCTATATTGCACCATAAATGGTGCAGTATAAGCGCTTGAGAAACTTGATTATTTTGCAAGTTTTTAAGATAGGCTTTCAGGACTGAATGCTGATTGCTGACTGCTTTCTTAATTCCGGCTTGCCAGATTTCGACGAATGGAAAGAATCACTGCCCGGATATCATCCGCATCCGACGCCTCAGGCAGCATCTTCAAATAATCCTCAAAGTCCATGAGAGCATTGCGCATTTGTCCGAGGTTGTAGCGCAGCGCCGCTCGCTGCTTCACATCTTCCGGCGATCGCGGATAAATCGCCAGGATCAGGTCGGCCATGACCAGCGCCTTGCGGAAATTCCGGCTCGATAGATAAATGGTTTTCAGGTTATTCAGCAGACGCGTAAGCCAGCGCCGCCGGCTTACGCAGGAGAGAAATTCCGATTGCAGTTGCATCTGGCCGGAATAAATCTGGTCCAGCCGTTTCTGGCACTCCTGCGGCGTCAGCAAAGACCCGCCGTGAAAAGGATCAAGAATTACCTGCCGCCCATCCACATCGTAATGCTTGAGCAGAAAGTGTCCCGGCATCCCCACCCCGAACAGCGGCAGTCCGATGCGTCGCGCCACTTCTTCGTACACCAGCGCCAGTGTTATCGGGATCCCCATCTTGCGGTCGAGAACTTCATTCAAAAACGAATTGCGGGGATCGTAATAATCTTGCACGTTGCCGCGGAAATGTTCTTCACCAAAGATCACAGTATTGAGGACGTTAATGGTTTCCGGGGCCGTGGGATTGCGTGCGAGGCGCGATCGTACCCGCTGCGCCAGCGCCTGCAAGATTGCCAGGTAAAGATCAGAGTCAAGCTGCGGATATTCTGTGCGGGCAATGGCCAGAGCGGCGCGTGCCAGGTCAATGCGCTCATCTTCAATGTTGCTATTCACGAGCGCAGTGAATTCTGCTAAAGCGACTGGAGAGGCGCTGTTTCCAGTTGACGCCATAGGGGTATCTTACACAATTTGAGGCAATTGAGAGCGCCAGTCTATTTGAACAGGTTCTTCAGAACAAAGAGAGCATTGGCGGGGCGCTCCGCCAAACGCCGCATGAAATATGGATACCACTCCGACCCAAAGGGGATATACACGCGCATCTGCCAGCCATCCTGGACAAGCTTGCGCTGCAGATCGCGCCGGATTCCATAGAGCATCTGGAACTCAAAAGCATCGGATGAAATCTTTTCGGTTTTGGCGAACTCCAATGTCGCTGCAATCATCTTCTCGTCGTGCGTGGCGATGCCGTGATAGACGCCGCTCTTGAGCAGCATCTTCATGAGCCGTATGTAGTTCTGGTTGACCTCCGGCATCTTCTGGAAAGCCAGCTCCGGTGGCTCCTTGTAAGCTCCCTTGCACAACCGGATCCGAATTCTCTCCTGCAGCAACCGTTCAACATCTTTTTCACTGCGGCGCATATAAGCTTGAATGACGGCGCCGACGTGGCCCTGGTGTCTGTCCTGGCCGTGCAACTCATGAACGAAATCCAATGTGCGCTGCGTATAGGGTGAACCCTCCATATCTATACGCACAAAGTTGTTGTTGCCAGTGGCATGTTCCACCAGGCTGTGAGTGATGTCGCGTGCCAGCTTCTCATCCACATCCAGGCCCAGGGAGGTAAGCTTCACGCTGACGTTGGCGTCGAGCTTGCGTGCTTGAATTTCATCCAGAAGGCGATGGTAAAGATCGGCAGTATGCTGCGCCTCTTCGATGCGGGTGACGTTTTCGCCAAGATTATCCATGCTTACCGAGCAGCCGGCGCTGTTGACCTCTTTGGCGGCCTGCAACACGTCTTCCAACTCTGTGCCGGCGACAAAGCGATGTGAGAGTTTCCGCCCCAGGGATGATTTTTCCGACATCGAGCGCAAAGACTGGCTCTGCGAGAGTCCAATAAAGAAAGCTCGTAACAATGAATGACCCTTTAGTTTTTAATTTTTAGTTGAATTTTTGAACACATGCACGTCTGTATCACACGCTATGCCCGATCCGAGCCACATGCTTTTAGTGTACAAAACTTCACACGATGGGCCCAATAGGTATGAATCTTAGGAAACAGCAGGCAGGGAAATCGGAGCGGCACAGTGCACAGAAGAGCAAGAATGCGCCCAATCACTGGCGATAAATTCTTCCACGGTCAGGGGCTTGGCAAATAAATAGCCTTGTGTCAGGCCGATTCCGGCCTCCGCCACCGATTCCATGTCCAGGGTGTCTTCCACACCTTCGGCCACGACTTGGGCATTAAATTTTGAGGCGAGCTGCGCAATTGAACCCAGGACCGCTCTCCGATAAGGGTCTTCATGCGAACCGCGCACCACGTAGGAATCAATCTTGAAATAGTCGGGTTTGCAATCGAGCATCATGCGATAGTTGGAATAACCCAGTCCAACATCGTCCAGGGCAATGCTGATGGAATGCTCGCGCAGCCGGATGAGTGCTTTCTGAAGACTGGGCTCCCAGAAAGGTTTTTGTTCCACGATTTCGATAATCAATGAAGAAAGCGGAATGCCTTTTTCTTCGGCCGTACTTACAAGGAAAGGAATAAAGCCGGGGTCGCGTCCCAAAGTAGAGGCGTGAATATTGATCGAGATGAGGAAGTTTCCAGGCAGGCGGGACGCGCCTTCCAGAGCAGTTTGCACGCAGGCGCGGTCCACAGTGTTTTCTTCGTGTTTCAGGCGCACATATTCGAAAAGCACACCTGCGGTTTCGAGGTTTGTGCCTTTAGGCCCACGCATGAGGCTTTCTAGGGCGTGAAGAGTGGGTCGACCGGATCCATTAGAATTGAGCGCGATGACAGGCTGAAATCTTACGGTTAGTCCACCTGGCGCCAGGATTGCATTTAGCCCGGAGGGCTCCTTCATGCGCATACTTCATTCTCTAGTAGGCTCTCGACAATCTGCGCGACTTCGGGAAGCGGTTGTGGCTTGTGCAGGAAAAAATCAACTCCCAACCGCCAAGCTTCGCCTTCCATTTCAGCAGTGCCATAAGCGGTCATGATGATAACGCGCGCCGAAAAACAGCGTTGGCGCACAAAAGCAACTAATTCCAGGCCTTCCGCCGCCTGGATGCCGGTCAATCGCATGTCGGCGATCACCAGGGCGTAATGCATGTTTGAGATTAGGGCCTCGGCTTCTTCGAGCTCCCGGGCGCAATCCACCTCGTATCCACACGTGGTGAAGTACTCACGCATGGCAAACAGGATCGGTTCTTCATCATCAACGACTAATATCTTCCGGGGCATGGAAACATTAATGCACGTTTAGAGCCAAACTGGAAGGGGGTGTTATGCTGTTAAGATATTAAAAATAAATGACTTATTTAATTTCCAGCTTATGGAATAAAGCCGCAAATCTAACTCTTGGACAATAATATTCTAAAGTCTGGACAGGGGAATCTGATAGCGCTTAACCATGTTATAGAGGGAGCTTCTTGGGATTCCGAGCCGTTTGGCGGCAGCTTCTACCCGCCCTTTTTCTTCGCGGAGAACAAGTTCAATGTGCCGCCGCTCTACCTCTTCCAGCGTCAGGTCAGCGGCATAGCCGCCATTGGTATTTTCTGCCGGCTGTAACGGAATAGCGGCAGCTTCAAGTTTCAAGTCCTGTCGTTGAATAAGATTTCTTTCACCCAGCAGAACGGCGCGCTCCAGGACATTGCGTAACTCGCGAATATTTCCCGGCCAGGGGTAGTGCTGAATGGCATCCGTTGCTTCCGGGGAAAGATGGTATTCACCGCGTCCTCGATCGAGCGAGAGCCCCTCAAGCATATGTTCCGCCAATAAAGGAATGTCCTCGGGCCGCTCGCGCAATGCCGGTGTGCGCAACGGCAAAGTGCTAATGCGGAAGAACAGGTCTTCGCGAAAGTGCTTTTCCACCACCATGTTGCGCAGGTTCTGGTGAGTAGCTGCAATCAGGCGAATATCCACTACACGGTCGCGGACTTCGCCCAGACGCCGGAAACGTTTTTCTTCCAGGACTTTGAGGAGTTTGGGTTGCACCTGCATATCAACGTCGCCGATTTCATCCAGAAACACAGTTCCCTTGTGCGCAACTTCCAGCAACCCGCTCTTGGCTGCAACGGCGCCGGTGAATGCGCCCTTTTCATGCCCAAACAATTCGGTTTCGAGAAACTCGCGGCTCAAGCCGGCGCAATTCAGGTCTACAAAAGCTTCATCGGTGCGGGTGGAGTTCTGGTGCATCCATCCTGCCAGAATGCTCTTTCCGGCGCCGGTTTCTCCCTGGATCAATACCGGACTCTCAGTGGCCGCAACTTTTCTGGCTTCCTCTTCCAACTGGCGGATCAACACGCTGGTGCCGATAAAAGGATTGATTTCCCGGCTGCGCGACTGGCGTGATTTGCCTGCCATTTCTTTGCGGCGGCTGCGCTGATTTTCCAGGACCCTTTGCAGCACTACTAACAGCGCGGGAAGCTCGACCGGTTTGGTGATGAATTGTTCAGCTCCCTCTTTAATGGCGCGCACTGCCAGATCAATGCTTCCATGGCCGGTCAAAACCACGACGGGCAGAGCAGCGTTGATCTCTTTCAGGCGCGGCAGAAGCTCCAGGGCATTGCCATCGGGAAGGGAATAATCCACAAGAACAAGGTCGGAAGGCGCACTTCGGAATATCTCCAGGGCGGACTTGCAGTTTTCCGCCTCGGTCACGTCAAAACCGTGAGCATCCAGAAAATTGCGGATGCCAAAACGGATTCCGGACTCATCATCCACGATCAGGATTCGATTTCTGGCCATCGTTAGTTTTCAGCCCTCAAGGGCAGCCTGGGAGCAACTGTAGAAGTCTTTTAACTGAGATTGAGCAGAATGTCCAGCGACTCTTTGTCATGAAGCGCTGGCGGTCTGCTCCTGCTCTTGCTCCGCGGACGCCGAATACGGCAGGCTCACTCGCAGGACTGCGCCTCCTTTCGGATGATTAAAGGCCACCACCTTTCCACCGTGGGCTTCAACAATGCGTTGAACAATGGGCAGTCCCAAACCGGTTCCGCCGCGCCGCTTGGTGAAAAAGGGTTGAAAAATCTTGGGCAAATCAATATTGCGAATGCCCGGCCCATGGTCTTCAATGAAACAGGAAATCCATGGTTGTCCGTCGGTCCGCCATATCTGGGCCCTGACCGTGACTGTGGCGCCGGCTGGCGAATGCCGAATTGCATTATCGATGATGTTCTGAAAAACCTCTGTCATGCGCATCTGGTCCATGCGCATAATCACGTCGCGCAGATTCGCCGTATTCAGAACCTGCACCTGCGATTGCTCAGCCAGCATAGAGCAATTCTGGATCGCACGGTCCAGGACGACTTGTAAGGACTCCTCCACCAGTTCCAACTTGGCCGGCTTGCCATACTCGAGCAATTCACTCATGAGATCGTTGAGCCGCTTGATCTCCCGTTTAAGCACGTCAAGGTATTGTTGCTGCCCTTCCTGCCTGTCAAACTTGGCCTCCAGGGCATCGAGGGTGGCAGAAATACAGAACAGCGGATTGCGCACCTCATGCGCTACACCTGCCACCAATGCGCCCATGGTAGACATGGTTTCGTTGCGCCGCAGAGAGGCCTGAAGCTCAACCATGGGAGTAATATCGCGCAAGGCGACGATAAAGCGGTCAAGCTTGCTTTCGGTCTCAGTAGCGGGAACAACGTAGACCAGCAGGTCCCAGCTTTTCCCGCTGAATTCGTCATAGACCTGCAATGTCTTAGGGCGCTCCTGGTCGGCCACAATGCCCTGCACAATCTCGCCCGCGGCGACCCACGGCTGATGTTCGCCGAAGGACTGCAAAGGCTTGCCCAGCAAATCGGGAAAGTTTCTTCCGGTCAAATCACGCGCCGCCCGGTTCAGGCGCACCACGATCCCATGCTGATCAACCATGAAAATAGGGAACTGGATAGAATCGAACGTCAGCCGCCACTCGTGCGCAGCGCTTTGCACCGCCAGGTGGAGTTGTGCCTGCGCCTCTTGCGCCTTACGCTTTTGTTCGAGCAAAACCTGCTCCTGAAGCGAGCGCCGGTAGCTGTCATAGAGCACACCAACTGCGTTGACCAGCGCTTCGATCTTCTGTTGCTCGACGACGCTGTATCCTCCGGGCCGATTGGCAACCGCGATCATGCCCACGACCACCGTTTCCTTGTGGATGGGCACACCCAGGAAGCTCTTAAGAGGTGGATGGCCCGGCGGCAGGCTTCCGGCAGCCTGCGGATCAGAAGCAGGGTTATTTGCGGTAATCGCCTTTCCCGATGTGATGACGCGCCCAAAAAGGTTCTCCAGGTTGGGGAATGCCAGATAGCCGAGCTTTTTATAGGTCTGCAGCGCGGTTTCATAGAATTCCCGGTTTGTCTCCTGGTCCCAGATAATTCCGTCGTGCGCAAGCACGCGCAGCTCGTCTTCTACGACAACGCCTACAAAACCATATTCGCTTTGAGTTTGCGTAAGCGCGCCATGCAATAAGATCCGGCTGGCGCTGTTCCAATTGCCGGTCCCGAGAAATTCAGTCATGGCAGAGCTGACCGTGCGCAACTGTTCGGTAATCATCTGCAGCTCAAACTCGGTGCTCTTGCGCTCCGTTAAGTCAATTACGTTGGCCAGCACCAGTTCAGATTGTCCGTATTGAACGATTGAGCCCCGGATTTCCACATCAATCAGAGATCCGTCTTTTCTCCTGTACTTGCGGTTGGCAATTTGAATGCGGCGTTCCTGCAAGGTCCTCCGCACGTTGGCGTCGACACTTGCGGGCGTATCTACCACGATGTCATAAAGTTTCAGCTTTTTAATCTCGTCGGGCCGGTATCCCAGCATGGCCAGCATGGCTGCATTGGCTTCCTGAATCCGCATGTTCAGCGGATCAACCACAAAAATGCCCTCCGAAGACTGCTGTACCAGTGAGCGGTAGCGCTCCTCGCTGATACGCAATAATTCTTCCGCCTGCTTTCGTGACGTGACATCACGCGAGATCGAAAGGATACGGCCGTCGGCCAACGCCTTGACCGAGGCTTCCACGAACACCGTGCTTCCATTCTTGTGCCGAAGCCTGCGCTCGACACGCAAACTGCTGCCGGGCTGCATTCCAGGGATCTGTTGGAGGAAACGGTCATAATCCTCCGGCAACAAAAGATCTTTTGTCTTGGCCTGCAACAGCTCCTGGCGGGTGTAGCCCAGCATCTTGCAGAACTGGGAGTTGAGGTCCAGGTATTTGCCGGCGTGATCAATAATCAGGATGGCATCGGAGGCCTGCTCCATCAGCATGCGATAATTCGTTTCACTGGCTCGTAAGGCGCGCTCAGCTTCTTTGCGGTCGGTTACATCTGTGGAAATGCCGAACGCTCCGGTGATATTGCCTTGCCCGTCGCGCAGCGGCCGCACGTGCGTCTCAAAGATGCGCCTTCTCCACGGCATTTCAAAAGAGCTTTCATCGCCTTTCAGGGCGCGCAAGGTGCAGGCAATGGGCAGATAGGCGGGGTCGTCAGTCCTCAGATATTCAAACAGGGTTGAGCCTACGCCCTCCCCCGGTCTGAGGCCGACGGCCGCGAGTCCCGAGCCTTGGGACGATAAAAAACGCAGGTTGCGGTCCACCGTCCAGAGCACTGCCGGCTGCTGCTCGACCAACAAACGGATCTCGGCCTCGCTCTCGTGCAATTGCAGTTGCGATTGCTTCTGCTGTTTGGCCAACAGCATGATGGTTCCGAGGGCCATGCCAAATTCGGCGAAGAGGTTCAGGAAAAAACCGGAGCTTTCAAAGGGCAGCAGATCAGATCCAAGAAACATGGCAGGCACGGATGAATCCCGCCTGATAAATGCAATCAAACTATAACCGGCAAGGACAAGCACATTGGCGCCCCAGAGGAGGCACGAAGCCGCCAGGGTCTTTGCCGCTGTTCCTTCCTTTTGCCGGCGAGACCAGAAAACTGCAGCGCAATACCAGAAAGACCCGCCCAGAAGTACCTGGCGCGGAAAAGTGCGAAGGAGGATACCAAAAGTCGAATTCGGCTCAAAGCTGGGAATTGCGCTAAAAACCAGCGGAGCAAAGGGAATTGCGCTAACCAGCAAGGCTGCTAGTAACGCGAGCACGGTGGCCCGAAGCCATCCGCCCTGGTTTTCCGGGTCATCAAAACTTCGTGCGCCATACGACAAATAAATCGGCTCCAGGAATCCCGCAATCGTGGCCAAGGTGATCAAGACCAGGCGGAGCTGCGACGATTCTGGAAGTTGAAACGCCAGGGCATGTGCCCCAAGGAAAACAGCAAAGGCCGACCAGGCCTGGATCCACCAGCGGAAAAATTCACGCTGCTGCCGGTAGGCACGGAGAATAATGAAGAAAAGCAGGATCAGAAATAAAGTCAGTAGTCCCTCTAAGACCAGAAACAACTGCAATACGGAGGGTTGAGGGGTCACGGGACTTTCCTTACCTGAAAGCTCTTGAATTGGGAGCTTAATTTTGCTGCCAAATCACATGCAAAGCAAATGAAATCTTGGGGAGAGCACCATTTTGGCACAAAAGAGGCATTACTCCAAAGCTGAACTCAGATGAAC is part of the Terriglobales bacterium genome and encodes:
- a CDS encoding tail fiber protein, producing the protein MSEPFLGEIKIISWNFPPKGWTFCNGQLLPINQNQALFSILGTTYGGDGRVTFGLPNLQGRSPVHVGNGIALGELGGETAHTLNISEVPAHNHVPVGSSNSPSSASASGNLWATSTSNLYNSTADSAMNPACVLPTGGSQPHENMSPYLVLNFIIALQGIFPSQN
- a CDS encoding tail fiber protein translates to MSQPFIGEIRMFGGNFAPVGWSFCNGAIIPISQNDALFNLIGTTYGGDGQSTFALPNLQSRVPVHVGPGFALGQTGGAETVTLTTSQIPAHSHVPQAFSATGNLSSPANGVWASSSPATDYGDTPPGIAMDPAAIGSAGGSQPHDNMVPFLVINFILSLFGIFPSQT
- a CDS encoding proline dehydrogenase family protein: MLRAFFIGLSQSQSLRSMSEKSSLGRKLSHRFVAGTELEDVLQAAKEVNSAGCSVSMDNLGENVTRIEEAQHTADLYHRLLDEIQARKLDANVSVKLTSLGLDVDEKLARDITHSLVEHATGNNNFVRIDMEGSPYTQRTLDFVHELHGQDRHQGHVGAVIQAYMRRSEKDVERLLQERIRIRLCKGAYKEPPELAFQKMPEVNQNYIRLMKMLLKSGVYHGIATHDEKMIAATLEFAKTEKISSDAFEFQMLYGIRRDLQRKLVQDGWQMRVYIPFGSEWYPYFMRRLAERPANALFVLKNLFK
- a CDS encoding SAM-dependent methyltransferase; this encodes MPIDPPSNEPLERDVPLSQSLIWRLQRQFYVQRGLKVWTEDMVPQYITNNPFITEIYARIVFNFLRDCGQLSSQNPLRILELGAGPGKFSYLFLRQLTALLRAANIGLDTVRYCMTDCSESLIEPWRTNSYLAEFVACGILEFELFQVGEETKSQYVSGKASKTGKGPLVLIANYVFDSLPQDAFVIKEGQISEALITTTAPSGGDGTVEALSRLQLAYKNVSLSPNRYPEQSWNDILEHYRSHLPAATVLFPSATLKTLQQLGNITDGRMLVLAADKGYPHEDELLFSQGAPVLEFHAAANCFSQMVNFHAIGKYFQTIGGEAFTPDKHSASLCICAFLQHRSGDHFPATKAAYQEAQAVLGPDDVFTLLAWLNPHMEEMSVPQILSTLRLTRWDPVALLRLFPVLARQLRSVSADRNDLRNAVMRTWANHYPVNPSENVLAFNCGVILLELQFFAEALSMFKTSEQIFAPSAATSYNLGLCSLGLGRSSEALAFMVEACNLDPTFEPAKLSRRKLEAENAETKK
- a CDS encoding EAL domain-containing protein, whose translation is MRMKEPSGLNAILAPGGLTVRFQPVIALNSNGSGRPTLHALESLMRGPKGTNLETAGVLFEYVRLKHEENTVDRACVQTALEGASRLPGNFLISINIHASTLGRDPGFIPFLVSTAEEKGIPLSSLIIEIVEQKPFWEPSLQKALIRLREHSISIALDDVGLGYSNYRMMLDCKPDYFKIDSYVVRGSHEDPYRRAVLGSIAQLASKFNAQVVAEGVEDTLDMESVAEAGIGLTQGYLFAKPLTVEEFIASDWAHSCSSVHCAAPISLPAVS
- a CDS encoding response regulator, producing the protein MPRKILVVDDEEPILFAMREYFTTCGYEVDCARELEEAEALISNMHYALVIADMRLTGIQAAEGLELVAFVRQRCFSARVIIMTAYGTAEMEGEAWRLGVDFFLHKPQPLPEVAQIVESLLENEVCA
- a CDS encoding tail fiber protein — translated: MSNPFLAEIRIFTGNFAPKGWALCDGQLMPISQNTALFSLLGTTYGGDGKSNFAIPNLQGCAPMQAGQGPGLSLRDLGETSGEQAVTLLQTEMPAHSHTAQATGTPNQPSPTNNAWASGQKGFGNLYTSSSPQNVQMNPFGTSIAGGNLPHNNMPPFLGLTFILALQGVFPARS
- a CDS encoding transglutaminase-like domain-containing protein is translated as MASTGNSASPVALAEFTALVNSNIEDERIDLARAALAIARTEYPQLDSDLYLAILQALAQRVRSRLARNPTAPETINVLNTVIFGEEHFRGNVQDYYDPRNSFLNEVLDRKMGIPITLALVYEEVARRIGLPLFGVGMPGHFLLKHYDVDGRQVILDPFHGGSLLTPQECQKRLDQIYSGQMQLQSEFLSCVSRRRWLTRLLNNLKTIYLSSRNFRKALVMADLILAIYPRSPEDVKQRAALRYNLGQMRNALMDFEDYLKMLPEASDADDIRAVILSIRRNLASRN